CACTCTTTTGGATGACTATAAATAAGTTTCTTTTCCACTATGGAAAAGAAAGTTAGCACAGTACATTTTCATGACTGGGGAATGGATTTTCTCAAGACATCTTCAAGAGGGCAAAAGCTTAGAAAAAACAACCTGAATGTTGAATTCAGTTCTGTATAAAGTCccttgtaaaaattaaaaacaaaacaaaacaaaaaaacaacaaaaaaagggaaaaagaaaaagtgtaaaggaaaaactgcaagGCCCAGGAtgatttattgcttttcttcagctttttccttGGTCTCTTTCTTCTCAGATTCTTTGCTCTCTTCCTTTACAGAAAGCTCTTCTAGTTTTTCAGCAACTTTATCAGCACTATCATTTTTGTCTGTGCCTGCTAAGAGATTGattaggaaaaaagttacaTACAGGCAGTAATGGTTTTTCGTGTTACAGGGGGAAAGAGAAGTGGCAGGTGAGGGGGGTAGGGAGACAGGTAGTATTAAGAATAAGAACAAAAAGTAAGGAAATTCTCTGCTGAGCACTAGAGCGATTCattcaatttcttttcctttggtaaTTATCTCCTATGTCAGAATTCAAGAAATACAACTTGCATATTTTAATTGCTAAATGAGGCCCCAATTATAGTGACTGATAAACATGTAACACTTGGTCAGCTTTGCTGTTACCAGTAACTGACTCAATACAGTGTCCAGGCAAGTAAATGCCTCAAGTACCTAGCTTCTTGCTTACCTTAGCCAAAAGCCAAGTTCCTCAGTTTCAAACTGGGGAACAGGAAGTTCTTAAGACTGAAAAATTCCAATCTAAATATCCTGAAAAGCACTGACTGCAGATCACTAGTAATCTATACTTCAGAAAGATGGAAGTGTTCATTTTACATGGTGAAATAATCTTGTCAGACAGGCAATTCTACAAGGTGGTGCATTAATCTATTAAATGAAGAGAGACCTGTGAAGTGGTGCTACTTCATACACATtaacaactaaaaatatttagtattcTACTTGCAAGATTATGTATTTGTGGAATTTGGGAAGGGAAGCTGGAAGGAGGAAGTATCACTGTGGTTGCAGTTCATTTGTGTAccataaaacagaaatgtctCCTTAgtagcttttctgaaaaaagctATGTCCCAACAGAAACTGTAACAGCCTTCCACAAGAAAGAAGGCAATTGTCACTCCTGTGAACTATTACTCTCGCAGACAGAAAAAGCACCTGAACTGAAGGCTGCAGTTCAGTACAGAGTGAGTCTGCTAAAACACGATGATACTCCAGATGGCTATAACCACTAAAACAGCTAGAAAAAGTGGCATGGTGCAGACTTTTAACCTTACCTTTCTTTGCTCTCTTGTCTACTTCATTCCTGCATTCTTCAAATTTTGCCTTGAATTTCTGAGCATCTGTTTCAgtaaagacagtattttttttcattactttcacCTCCTTGTAATGTTGAATATATCCAGTCTTGAGGAAAGATACATGAGTTTCGTGTAAACAAAATTCCTAGGCACTTAAAAAGTAATctagtttaaaattaaacaagatgctatgaaaaagaaacagttacTTTTCTTTAGCAAGTCTACTAAAACAGcttattttgcaaaatacttACAATGCGATTATTGTAACTCCCAGCTGTCCCTAGACTATACAATTAAGAATATGGTATCAGAGACTGCTCATATAACTATCTGTGAGCAAAAACCTGAACATCACCTTTGAATTACTACCATTGCCAGCTCCATTATACCCTAGAAAGTCTCCACATCCTTACCATAACTTAGGGTTTTAGCATCGAGAATGGAAGATAAAGGCTGTTTCATTAGTACAGCATTCAGAGTCAATACCCAAAAGCCTGGACTCAAGCTATTCCTGCCTACAACAGctaaggaaacaaaacctttgTTATATTTTGGCCTAAACTACCACTTGATTTAATAGTCATTCCAAGCAGCTGATCAAGTTACAACAGCATTTCTGCACAAGTAACAAGCCACAAAAGCCGGTACTTTCTAACACCAAAACTATAAAGCAGGTAATTTGGTATGCCAACTCGGCCTGACTGACCACATGAGGTCACTGTTGCCCCACAGGAATTCAGAAGCCACTCTGAAACTACTCCAGGAAGTATTTGTATTGATTCCTTTTCAACGATCTCAAAAAGGAAAGATACTTGATAAGTGAACAGACATGTGTGCCCTTCATCTGCTCAGTCAGTACTGCAAAGGGTAAACAGGCAAAGAGGACTAATCCTTCAAGACAAACGCTCAGTAAGCTGAACAACCTCTACCTTAAAgagggaaagatttttctttcagaggtgAACAAATAGTTAACAACACCCTTTAATTTCCTATTTGATTAAGAAAGGAGCAAGCACTAAGGAGGTGAACCAGAAAGATTTATTTGGCTAAACAATACGATGCTGGAGACttgaggaaaaggaagcaagaTATATACTATCCTAGATGTAGGCAAATTCATctagtttaaaaatacacagccaCTTTATTAGCCATCTAGCATGTAGGGAGAAGAGGTGGCTAACACACTCAACTTGTGTGGCAAATGGTAAAGCAGGAAATGCAacaatttttccctttcattttgcgtcctttttcaagaaaaaaatacccccaaaacAGTTCTTTGATCCTAAGGAGCTGGGAACCCTACTAGCTGATCCACGTGTAACTACAAACCTACTTTCTGTTCTGGTTGTCAACATAGTCACtccagaaaaaacccaccaactaGTGTATGATAGCTGGGTTTGACAAACACTTTTCACTGAGTGTTCCATTTaatctaaacaaaaaaagagactaCCTagttcattattaaaaaaataataaaaaataccacaaaTCTCAGGTCACTATCTCCTTGCTTCTAATGCAAAAATGTAATCTTAACTACAATTGGGCACCCGAGataaatgaaagcaagctgCATGTATTAATCTCTACTACACAGCATTACTGCTTTTAGTTTTATTCTAATTGGCATTTCACTTGCATGAAATGGCTTAAGTTAAAAAACATGCCTAGGGCAGAAAGCTCTGTATTACTGCAGATCTAATTATTACACTGTTTTGTCAACACATACAATTAAAGTGATTAACCAACTTCTCTCAGTTAAACAGTAATTAGCTAACAGTACCATGCAGTAGTAAGATACAGTATATCTACAACAGTGGTTTACAGTAACACTAAGACGTTGAGTGTAATGTAACAGTATACAAGCAATGTAAGTTCAGTGCCAGTCCACTCActctctgcatttaaaaatcgGATTGCCAGAAGTTCAGGCTTGGGGCTTTCATCTGCAAAGTCAGCGTGTGTGTTCCACACCCATGCCCTGTCGCTCCCAGCGTTAGGCTTCAGCTCCATTAAGGGCGtgactgaaatgaaagcattaGAAGATGTACATAGCACAGTAGTAAATGTTTTCCACACCAGCCTCCATAAATCTTGACAACTGGCTGCGATGGTTACGTATAGCACTTTACACCGAACTACTTTTGGATAAAAAGAAGACAATGGTGCCCATATCTATTTTTCCTTACATCATCAAATAAAATGATGCAAGACCTTTACTGTATAGAAGAAGGCTAGATACCCTATTGTTAAGAAACTGAGGGTTTGATTCAATTCTTGCTTAAAGCAAACGATTGTGGTACTAAGGGAGATGCAGTcactaaacacaactctaaagGACAGTCAAACTGTTTAGGAGGAAAAGGCATTCAGAAAGACAAGCAGCATTCGTTCTTCTTTTGCACACTGAAAATACTACAtgctacaaaaaaatattttaaaaaaagtatgatTCCTACAATTAGTCATCAAATCAGGTTAATTTCTCGCCCATCAGTTTAAAGCTCTGTTACAAGTTATTATGGAATTCTGCAGTGCTGCGAGATGCTCACAACATACTTTCAATCCATTTGTTCCTTCCCAGTAAACAGAGCCCTTTCCCTCCAAGACACTGTAATTACTTCACCTGACTGGAAAACTTGGAATGTTACTTCTCACACTACTCTAAGACTTTTTACACTACACACACTCAAAGTTTAAGCAGGgtcttttttctccctgacccctgtgttgtttgtttcatttgagAGCAATCTGAAGGGTCTACTCACGtccttgcatttttaaaatttagagatcaattttttttttcatttttgcaaaacattaaatgaaattatgcCTGTGAGCCAGCATAAATTCAGTAAAGGAATCTATACTTAAAGCATTTTTCCcaggataaagaaaaattttacaTGAACACTATAAACTCatcaattttgttttgcatatgtGCAACACATTTCCCTAAACAAAAGGTTTATTCTTATTGGTTGGTGATTATAGACTGCTTTAATATTTGCCATTTCATTTACTAAACAAGAACACCTGTGTCCTCTAAACAAGTCTGACTTTCTGAGATCtacccaaacaaaacaagaattaCTGCTTCTGACTTCAGATTTGTATTAAGCTATTTCAAACAAGTTATCTAAATGCAATTTAACAGGACAGACTACTATATACTCTTTGAGCAAGTTACAAAGTATTACCAAATTAGTCTACTTGTTGCTAGTTATATTGACTGTCTTGCcctttcatgtttatttttattcaaagagGATCAAAGGAACAAACACCTCCTGTTCCATCAGCCCCATTTTTCAATGAGTTAGCTGAATATACCGTGtgcatttcagtttatttcataAGCAGAGAAAGGCAGCCACAGATTAGTTTAGCACCTCAGTATCTGTTTTCTGATGGTGAAGCAATCGCTTCTACCAATTCAAACACTGAGCTCTAAGTAGTAAATTACGATTGCTAATTTCTCAATTCTTTTATGAAAGCAAGACAACATACATTAACTTATTAGCCTAAACAGTATTAAGGCCTACATTTTCAGCACTCTATTAATCATtaaaaacagacacacacacactgggaGCAACCACATAATGTCTCTCTGTTcatgctgaattttctttacaaCACTATCAgagtctgaaaggaaaaaactccCCACTTTAAGACTCAGCCCTTGCATCTGATCACACAACCAACTACAGCTTCCTTCTGTTAATAAGAATAAGCACTCATTGTTTTTGATGCTTGTAGACTTGTGTGCAGAGCAAGAGATAATCATATTTACAGTCTAATATAAATTTGACACCTGTTTAAAGACACACAGCAATTCTCTAGCTACTACTAAAAAAGCCACCAAGCTCTTAATCTACAACGTATAATTCTacaagcttattttttaaaacaaaaataagcagtATAGCAATGTATAACATACTATAATGATTTGCACAAATTTTT
This genomic interval from Falco peregrinus isolate bFalPer1 chromosome 2, bFalPer1.pri, whole genome shotgun sequence contains the following:
- the RANBP1 gene encoding ran-specific GTPase-activating protein isoform X2, translated to MADTKETHEEHDTSTENADDSNHDPQFEPIVSLPEQEIKTLEEDEEELFKMRAKLFRFASENDLPEWKERGTGDVKLLKHKEKGTIRLLMRRDKTLKICANHYITPLMELKPNAGSDRAWVWNTHADFADESPKPELLAIRFLNAENAQKFKAKFEECRNEVDKRAKKAGTDKNDSADKVAEKLEELSVKEESKESEKKETKEKAEEKQ
- the RANBP1 gene encoding ran-specific GTPase-activating protein isoform X1; this encodes MLPPAPASPRPRHQETHEEHDTSTENADDSNHDPQFEPIVSLPEQEIKTLEEDEEELFKMRAKLFRFASENDLPEWKERGTGDVKLLKHKEKGTIRLLMRRDKTLKICANHYITPLMELKPNAGSDRAWVWNTHADFADESPKPELLAIRFLNAENAQKFKAKFEECRNEVDKRAKKAGTDKNDSADKVAEKLEELSVKEESKESEKKETKEKAEEKQ